The following coding sequences are from one Hyphomicrobiales bacterium window:
- a CDS encoding thermonuclease family protein, which yields MTRVAAPLAVLAPLAFAALCGGASAGDPIRAIDGDSLAIGAERIRIIGVDAPELKARCPREEELARRAKTVLQALVDRPDVVVERQGRDRYRRTLARVLVGGADVAELLIAAGLGRPYHGEARATWCPQGPRTR from the coding sequence ATGACCCGTGTTGCGGCTCCGCTCGCGGTCTTGGCACCTCTCGCCTTCGCCGCCCTGTGCGGTGGCGCGTCGGCTGGCGACCCCATCCGCGCGATCGACGGCGACAGTCTCGCCATCGGGGCCGAGCGCATCAGGATCATCGGCGTCGACGCGCCGGAGCTGAAGGCGAGGTGTCCGCGCGAGGAGGAGCTGGCGCGGCGCGCCAAGACCGTGCTGCAAGCCTTGGTGGATCGGCCCGATGTGGTGGTCGAGAGACAGGGTCGCGACAGGTACCGCCGCACCCTGGCGCGGGTACTGGTGGGCGGCGCCGACGTCGCGGAACTCCTCATCGCCGCCGGCCTCGGCCGCCCATACCACGGCGAAGCCCGCGCCACCTGGTGCCCGCAAGGCCCGAGGACCCGGTGA
- a CDS encoding DUF2786 domain-containing protein: MTDAATTRLKAKLRSLLAMTQANGCTEAEALNAAAVAHRLMAEHGVTAEELAQADWVSLRADLGRHGADKVVDRIWYAVAVAAGCAMWTEIGGHRVIVYHGREPDALVAEYLHAVIDRAIRDAKLGFRRSAEYARRRKPTTRAKALQAFTLYFVDHLFERLVNENAARTAARADEAEDHRKSLPIDFQKPRPNKVSDPGKGFADAAGAGARAAHKAAINPGVATGEPARGLARPTPLLPGKKT; the protein is encoded by the coding sequence ATGACCGACGCCGCCACCACGCGCCTGAAGGCCAAGCTGCGCTCTCTCCTGGCGATGACACAGGCCAATGGCTGCACCGAGGCCGAGGCGCTGAACGCCGCCGCCGTCGCCCATCGCCTCATGGCCGAGCATGGCGTCACGGCCGAGGAGCTGGCACAGGCCGACTGGGTGAGCCTGCGCGCCGACCTCGGCCGCCACGGCGCGGACAAGGTGGTGGATCGCATCTGGTACGCCGTGGCCGTCGCCGCTGGCTGCGCCATGTGGACCGAGATCGGTGGCCACCGCGTCATCGTCTATCACGGCCGCGAGCCCGACGCGCTGGTCGCCGAGTACCTTCACGCCGTGATCGATCGGGCCATCAGGGATGCCAAGCTCGGGTTTCGGCGCTCCGCCGAATACGCCCGTCGCCGCAAGCCGACGACGCGGGCCAAGGCCCTGCAAGCCTTCACCTTGTACTTCGTGGACCATCTCTTCGAGCGGCTGGTGAACGAGAACGCTGCGCGCACCGCCGCCCGGGCCGACGAGGCCGAGGACCACCGCAAGTCCCTGCCCATCGACTTCCAGAAGCCGCGCCCGAACAAGGTCAGCGACCCCGGCAAGGGCTTCGCCGATGCCGCTGGCGCCGGCGCCCGGGCGGCGCACAAGGCCGCCATCAACCCGGGCGTCGCCACCGGCGAGCCCGCGCGCGGCCTCGCCCGCCCCACTCCATTGCTACCGGGGAAGAAGACATGA
- a CDS encoding DUF2335 domain-containing protein, producing the protein MNQRIGRRRRQEVEIGPPDPLMPHGPTMRNHQVSIMQKSHSGPLPAAEDFAAYGEVLPSAPERILAMAEGNQVHRHKLEDRAMTFQAIERIGSRLIAGLFASGCIFAAVYVAPKSESLAVTIAATTIGGVVWAFISQPRARRQKPDDKT; encoded by the coding sequence ATGAATCAGCGGATAGGAAGGCGAAGGCGCCAAGAAGTTGAGATTGGACCGCCTGATCCTCTGATGCCTCATGGCCCTACGATGCGAAACCATCAGGTTTCCATCATGCAAAAGAGCCACTCTGGACCACTTCCCGCCGCCGAGGATTTTGCCGCGTACGGTGAAGTCCTCCCTTCGGCGCCGGAGAGAATTCTGGCGATGGCTGAAGGCAATCAGGTTCATCGACATAAGCTCGAAGATCGAGCGATGACTTTCCAGGCAATTGAAAGAATTGGCAGTCGTTTGATCGCGGGTCTCTTCGCGAGCGGGTGCATCTTCGCGGCTGTCTACGTTGCACCAAAGTCCGAGTCTCTCGCGGTTACGATTGCCGCGACGACGATTGGTGGCGTGGTTTGGGCTTTCATCTCTCAGCCGCGAGCCCGAAGACAAAAGCCGGACGATAAGACCTAG